In Deltaproteobacteria bacterium, a single genomic region encodes these proteins:
- a CDS encoding cold shock domain-containing protein has product MSEGTIKRLTDKGFGFIDAGGGKDMFFHNSAVQGTSFEQLREGQKVTFTEGEGPKGPRAENVRPV; this is encoded by the coding sequence ATGTCTGAAGGTACGATCAAGCGACTCACCGACAAGGGCTTTGGATTCATCGACGCCGGTGGTGGCAAGGACATGTTCTTCCACAACTCGGCCGTCCAGGGCACCAGCTTCGAGCAGCTCCGCGAAGGCCAGAAGGTCACGTTCACCGAGGGCGAGGGTCCCAAGGGCCCGCGCGCGGAGAACGTCCGCCCGGTCTGA
- a CDS encoding AMP-binding protein — MSEKRTVMQVMESTAKVHGEKPALRHKQGGTWRTTTWAEYRNHARAAAKSLIKLGLEPGKGVAIIGFNCPQWAIADVATIYAGGAPAGIYTTNSADQCKYIAGHSEAQVAVVENREQLAKFKEVWKDLPHLRAIVMMYGDDGDDNVYSWTEFLELGKDVADDDLERRIKAQKPDDVCTYIYTSGTTGDPKAVMISHDNITWTASASLEMLGVQEGDRVISYLPFSHIAEQVVSLHGPMAAGMCTAFAESMDKLRDNLREVRPTMFLGVPRVWEKMQAGMVAKAAQNSNLKKKLAAWARGQGLAGGYADQKGESKPLLFGLADKLVFSKVRDALGLDQCRICVTSAAPISKSTLEFFLSLGIPIMEVYGMSECTGPATISLPNKYKTGSVGKVMGGTEIKIAHDGEICMRGRHVFRGYFKNPAATAEAIDAEGWLHSGDIGEFDADGFLRITDRKKDLLITAGGENIAPQVLEGKLKGIPVVSQAVVIGDRQKFLAALLTIDDTRLDDVLRESGSPAKTMAEAASCPKVEAWLQAQVDEINKTLARVQTIKKIKVLPADLSIEGGELTPTMKVKRKVVNTKYADAIAKFYEGAAD, encoded by the coding sequence ATGTCCGAGAAGCGCACGGTGATGCAGGTGATGGAGTCGACGGCCAAGGTCCACGGCGAGAAGCCGGCACTGCGGCACAAGCAGGGCGGCACCTGGCGCACGACGACCTGGGCGGAGTACCGCAACCACGCCCGCGCGGCCGCCAAGAGCCTCATCAAGCTGGGCCTCGAGCCCGGCAAGGGCGTCGCCATCATCGGCTTCAACTGTCCGCAGTGGGCCATCGCCGACGTCGCCACGATCTATGCCGGCGGCGCGCCGGCGGGCATCTACACCACCAACTCCGCCGATCAGTGCAAGTACATCGCGGGCCACAGCGAGGCCCAGGTCGCGGTGGTCGAGAACCGCGAGCAGCTCGCGAAGTTCAAGGAGGTCTGGAAGGACCTCCCCCACCTGCGCGCGATCGTCATGATGTATGGCGACGACGGCGACGACAACGTCTACAGCTGGACCGAGTTCCTCGAGCTCGGCAAGGACGTCGCCGACGATGACCTCGAGCGTCGCATCAAGGCCCAGAAGCCCGACGACGTCTGCACGTACATCTACACCTCGGGCACCACCGGCGATCCCAAGGCGGTGATGATCAGCCACGACAACATCACCTGGACCGCCAGCGCCTCGCTCGAGATGCTGGGGGTTCAGGAGGGCGATCGCGTGATCAGCTACCTGCCGTTCTCGCACATCGCCGAGCAGGTGGTGTCACTGCACGGGCCGATGGCCGCGGGCATGTGCACCGCGTTCGCCGAGAGCATGGACAAGCTGCGCGACAACCTTCGCGAGGTGCGGCCGACGATGTTCCTGGGCGTGCCGCGCGTGTGGGAGAAGATGCAGGCCGGCATGGTCGCCAAGGCCGCGCAGAACAGCAACCTCAAGAAGAAGCTCGCGGCGTGGGCCCGCGGCCAGGGCCTCGCGGGCGGCTACGCCGATCAGAAGGGCGAGTCGAAGCCGCTGCTCTTCGGGCTCGCCGACAAGCTGGTGTTCTCGAAGGTCCGCGATGCGCTCGGGCTCGACCAGTGCCGCATCTGCGTGACCTCGGCCGCGCCCATCTCGAAGTCGACGCTCGAGTTCTTCCTCAGCCTGGGCATCCCGATCATGGAGGTCTACGGCATGTCGGAGTGCACCGGGCCCGCGACCATCTCGCTGCCCAACAAGTACAAGACCGGCTCGGTCGGCAAGGTCATGGGCGGCACCGAGATCAAGATCGCGCACGACGGCGAGATCTGCATGCGCGGCCGCCACGTGTTCAGGGGCTACTTCAAGAATCCCGCCGCCACCGCCGAGGCGATCGACGCCGAGGGCTGGCTGCACTCGGGCGACATCGGCGAGTTCGATGCCGACGGCTTCCTGCGCATCACCGATCGCAAGAAGGACCTCCTCATCACCGCCGGCGGCGAGAACATCGCGCCGCAGGTGCTCGAGGGCAAGCTCAAGGGCATCCCGGTGGTCTCGCAGGCGGTGGTCATCGGCGACCGGCAGAAGTTCCTCGCCGCACTGCTGACCATCGATGACACCCGCCTCGACGACGTGCTGCGCGAGTCGGGTAGCCCCGCCAAGACGATGGCCGAGGCCGCCAGCTGCCCCAAGGTCGAGGCGTGGCTGCAGGCCCAGGTCGACGAGATCAACAAGACCCTCGCCCGCGTGCAGACGATCAAGAAGATCAAGGTGCTGCCCGCCGACCTCTCGATCGAAGGCGGCGAGCTCACGCCGACCATGAAGGTCAAGCGCAAGGTCGTGAACACCAAGTACGCCGACGCGATCGCGAAGTTCTACGAGGGCGCGGCGGACTGA
- a CDS encoding DUF4147 domain-containing protein — MQLDPGARMTARALVRRGVMRARGADALALRWSSELGAALDAVLLAVDPVLAIGGCVASDDGGVRVGDHHWHRADGAVVRVVGLGKPAPRMVAALVDALGGDVHSAWAVGKHDHEGMQHTVLVRRGGHPLPDAGSVSAGRELLAIASRGRPDDLLLIAIAGGASSLACVPAPGETLATMREHIAGLMACGTPIAELNAARGALDRLKHGGLARAAHCHVIALVLVDVPSADVRVVGSGVAWAPERDVPHVVLADNRTAVAAAIASLTAVGRRACEGPELAGDAFACGRALGLSALELRAGEAMVCGGETTTVLRGDGKGGRTLELALGAATVLDGRGDRVLLAFATDGDDGNSGAAGAIVDDRTGSRIAAAGLSMDDALSRSDADAILAALDDRLVTGATSTNVCDLVIVLADPRDGAP, encoded by the coding sequence GTGCAGCTCGACCCAGGCGCCCGCATGACCGCTCGGGCGCTCGTTCGACGCGGCGTGATGCGTGCACGGGGCGCTGATGCGCTGGCGCTGCGCTGGAGCAGCGAGCTCGGCGCCGCCCTCGACGCCGTGCTGCTCGCCGTCGATCCCGTGCTCGCGATCGGCGGCTGCGTCGCGAGCGATGACGGGGGCGTCCGCGTCGGTGACCACCACTGGCACCGCGCCGACGGGGCAGTGGTGCGCGTGGTCGGCCTGGGCAAGCCCGCGCCGCGCATGGTCGCGGCGCTCGTCGACGCGCTGGGCGGCGACGTGCACTCGGCGTGGGCGGTCGGCAAGCACGATCACGAGGGCATGCAGCACACGGTGCTGGTGCGGCGCGGCGGCCATCCGCTGCCGGATGCGGGCAGTGTGTCGGCCGGACGCGAGCTGCTGGCGATCGCCTCGCGCGGCCGGCCGGACGACCTCCTGTTGATCGCGATCGCCGGCGGCGCGTCGTCGTTGGCGTGCGTGCCGGCGCCCGGCGAGACGCTGGCGACGATGCGCGAGCACATCGCGGGCCTGATGGCGTGCGGCACACCGATCGCGGAGCTCAACGCGGCCCGTGGCGCGCTCGATCGCCTCAAGCACGGGGGACTGGCGCGCGCCGCCCACTGCCATGTCATCGCGCTGGTGCTGGTCGACGTGCCCAGCGCAGACGTGCGCGTGGTCGGCTCGGGCGTGGCGTGGGCGCCGGAGCGCGACGTGCCCCACGTGGTGCTGGCCGACAACCGCACCGCGGTCGCGGCCGCGATCGCGAGCCTGACCGCCGTCGGGCGGCGCGCGTGCGAGGGCCCAGAGCTGGCCGGCGACGCCTTCGCGTGCGGCCGTGCGCTGGGCCTGTCCGCGCTCGAGCTGCGCGCGGGCGAGGCGATGGTCTGCGGCGGCGAGACCACCACGGTGCTGCGTGGCGACGGCAAGGGTGGCCGCACGCTCGAGCTCGCGCTCGGGGCCGCGACCGTGCTGGACGGACGCGGCGATCGGGTGTTGCTCGCATTTGCGACCGACGGTGACGACGGCAACAGCGGCGCGGCGGGGGCCATCGTCGACGACCGCACCGGCTCACGCATCGCCGCCGCGGGCCTGTCGATGGACGACGCGTTGTCGCGCAGCGACGCCGATGCGATCCTCGCGGCCCTGGATGATCGACTCGTGACCGGCGCGACCTCGACCAACGTCTGCGACCTCGTGATCGTGCTGGCCGACCCGCGCGACGGTGCGCCGTGA
- a CDS encoding bifunctional 4-hydroxy-2-oxoglutarate aldolase/2-dehydro-3-deoxy-phosphogluconate aldolase — MTTPERFVADLAVHRTCAIVRATAREVAAQAMQAAIDGGVRICEFTLSTPGALELIAAFGDRTTPAGESVIVGAGTVLTRAQLDDAVAAGARFVVSPVFDPDVIAAARDAGVAVIPGVHTPTEMLAAHRAGATALKLFPSPAGGPEWLRAVLAPLPFLPVVPTHGVTLDNVGEWLDAGALAVGLVGDVFRPDWLATGDFAAVHDRVAAIRDVVRLRGPASR, encoded by the coding sequence GTGACCACGCCCGAGCGCTTCGTCGCCGACCTCGCCGTCCACCGCACCTGCGCGATCGTGCGGGCCACCGCGCGAGAGGTGGCGGCGCAGGCGATGCAGGCGGCGATCGATGGCGGCGTGCGGATCTGCGAGTTCACGCTGTCGACCCCGGGCGCGCTCGAGCTGATCGCGGCGTTCGGCGATCGCACGACGCCAGCGGGCGAGTCGGTGATCGTCGGCGCGGGCACCGTGCTCACGCGCGCGCAGCTCGACGACGCGGTCGCTGCGGGGGCGCGCTTCGTGGTGTCGCCGGTGTTCGATCCCGACGTGATCGCGGCCGCGCGCGACGCCGGCGTGGCGGTGATCCCGGGCGTGCACACGCCGACGGAGATGCTCGCGGCCCACCGCGCGGGTGCGACCGCGCTCAAGCTGTTCCCGTCACCCGCCGGCGGGCCCGAGTGGCTGCGCGCGGTGCTGGCCCCGCTGCCATTCCTGCCGGTCGTGCCGACCCACGGCGTCACGCTCGACAACGTCGGCGAGTGGCTCGACGCTGGCGCGCTCGCGGTCGGTCTGGTCGGCGACGTGTTCCGCCCGGATTGGCTCGCGACGGGGGACTTCGCCGCGGTGCACGACCGCGTGGCGGCGATCCGGGACGTCGTGCGGTTGCGCGGGCCGGCGTCGCGCTGA
- a CDS encoding VCBS repeat-containing protein has product MGRSTLDPSVWNLGVPMALLCACGPIVPLGGTDTDSADATAEGPTDDSSPSTTVSTSPSTTSPSTTAPGCIPGDCPPGYDCIDGVCQYTGYCADGYCCYDTCCGFECGWYYECFDNVDCAPGQACLYNQCQYVEPEAECESVDLTFLLPIPSFGDGVTALAFADLGPGPGQELVVSGVSTIGIADAGGGLQVIAAVPSVTDVAAGDIDNDGDLDIVYAGSDGGSTAHVLLNDGNGGGWAPVNLPTNAAGAQIELVDFGGDGTLDVVLFGEQDATYVMWNDGLGGFSSAEYVWDATVSLVPGDLDGSGLPDVALHSYETYAMQDGPFSAFELYTGVYPYKRALAVANFDGQGSEDLIGIESVNGVSLVTMWPGSLFVGNPWMFTSWPQPIDVVSAGDINQDGYADVVGGGENGVLMVGYGQPSPSPDLVVCVGQTNSAGAIRMIDVGEFSGDGRLDVAVSDGESAWVHLRSG; this is encoded by the coding sequence ATGGGTAGGTCGACGCTTGATCCTTCGGTGTGGAACCTGGGTGTGCCGATGGCACTGCTGTGCGCCTGCGGACCGATCGTTCCGCTCGGCGGCACCGATACCGACAGCGCAGATGCGACCGCCGAGGGCCCGACCGACGACTCGAGTCCGAGCACGACGGTATCCACCTCGCCGAGCACGACCTCGCCCAGCACCACCGCACCGGGCTGCATCCCCGGTGACTGCCCGCCGGGCTACGACTGCATCGACGGCGTGTGCCAGTACACCGGCTACTGCGCCGACGGCTACTGCTGCTACGACACCTGCTGCGGCTTCGAGTGCGGCTGGTACTACGAGTGCTTCGACAACGTCGATTGCGCGCCGGGCCAGGCGTGCCTCTACAACCAGTGCCAGTACGTCGAGCCCGAGGCCGAGTGCGAGAGCGTCGATCTCACCTTCTTGCTGCCGATTCCCAGCTTCGGCGACGGTGTGACCGCGTTGGCGTTCGCGGACCTCGGACCCGGGCCGGGGCAGGAGCTGGTGGTGAGCGGCGTGAGCACGATCGGCATCGCCGACGCGGGCGGCGGCCTGCAGGTGATTGCGGCCGTCCCGAGCGTCACCGACGTCGCGGCCGGCGACATCGACAACGACGGCGACCTCGACATCGTGTACGCCGGCAGCGACGGTGGCAGCACCGCGCACGTGCTGCTCAACGACGGTAACGGAGGCGGCTGGGCGCCGGTGAACCTGCCCACCAACGCCGCGGGTGCGCAGATCGAGCTGGTCGACTTCGGCGGTGACGGCACCCTCGACGTGGTGCTGTTCGGCGAGCAGGACGCGACCTACGTGATGTGGAACGACGGGCTCGGCGGCTTCAGCAGCGCCGAGTACGTGTGGGACGCCACGGTCTCGTTGGTGCCCGGCGATCTCGACGGCAGCGGGCTGCCCGACGTGGCGCTGCACAGCTACGAGACCTACGCGATGCAGGACGGCCCGTTCTCGGCGTTCGAGCTGTACACCGGCGTGTATCCCTACAAGCGCGCGCTGGCGGTCGCCAACTTCGACGGCCAGGGCAGCGAGGACCTCATCGGCATCGAGTCGGTCAACGGCGTCAGCCTGGTCACGATGTGGCCGGGCTCGTTGTTCGTCGGCAACCCGTGGATGTTCACGTCGTGGCCACAGCCCATCGATGTGGTCAGCGCGGGCGACATCAACCAAGACGGCTACGCCGACGTGGTCGGCGGCGGCGAAAACGGCGTCCTCATGGTCGGCTACGGGCAGCCCTCGCCCAGCCCCGACCTGGTGGTCTGCGTGGGGCAGACCAACTCCGCCGGTGCGATCCGGATGATCGATGTCGGCGAGTTCAGCGGCGACGGCCGACTCGACGTCGCGGTCAGCGACGGCGAGTCGGCGTGGGTGCACCTGCGCTCGGGCTGA
- a CDS encoding DUF4336 domain-containing protein, which produces MLEAVAPDLWCAAVDLRFLGVHMGTRMTVVRLGDGTLWVHSPIAITDALRAEVDALGEVAHLVAPNLFHHLFVGQWKAAYPDATMWLAPGLERKRRDLVADPHGVVTLGTAPPPWGAEIAQAPLTGFSFHEVLFHHRASRTLVSSDLLENFSGSPYVFTRAYLKLAGLYGRVGVSRVLRWAYRDRPAVKEALARVLAWDFDRIVIAHGAIVEHDAKRALAEAYAWL; this is translated from the coding sequence ATGCTCGAAGCCGTCGCCCCGGACCTGTGGTGTGCCGCCGTCGACCTGCGCTTCTTGGGCGTGCACATGGGCACGCGGATGACGGTCGTGCGCCTGGGCGACGGCACGCTGTGGGTGCACTCGCCCATCGCGATCACCGACGCGCTGCGGGCCGAGGTCGACGCACTCGGCGAGGTCGCGCACCTGGTCGCGCCGAACCTCTTCCACCACCTGTTCGTCGGACAATGGAAGGCGGCGTACCCCGACGCGACGATGTGGCTGGCGCCTGGGCTCGAGCGCAAGCGTCGCGATCTCGTCGCCGATCCGCATGGGGTCGTCACGCTCGGCACCGCGCCGCCGCCGTGGGGCGCCGAGATCGCGCAGGCCCCCCTGACCGGCTTCTCGTTCCACGAGGTGCTGTTCCACCACCGCGCGTCGCGGACGCTCGTCAGCAGCGATCTGCTGGAGAACTTCAGCGGCTCGCCGTACGTGTTCACCCGCGCGTACCTCAAGCTCGCGGGGCTGTACGGACGCGTCGGCGTCAGCCGCGTGCTGCGGTGGGCCTACCGCGATCGCCCCGCGGTCAAGGAAGCGCTCGCGCGCGTGCTTGCCTGGGACTTCGATCGCATCGTGATCGCCCACGGCGCGATCGTCGAGCACGACGCGAAGCGAGCGCTGGCCGAGGCCTACGCGTGGCTGTGA
- a CDS encoding UvrD-helicase domain-containing protein, which yields MVDLSGLNPAQREAVICTEGPLVVLAGAGSGKTRVITHRIAYLLELGVPAERIVAVTFTNKAAGEMRDRLAKMVGSRTAKALVLGTFHSIGAAMMRSEPETFGLDAGSFSILDQGDVLGIVRGLLREHGHHGADDRRFDVAGVTQRIGLWKNAFFTAAQLEREIVDEYDVVAAAIYDAYEDRLRSLGSVDFDDLVCLVASSLARNDEARERWRGRFDYLLVDEYQDTNTAQFEMLAQLCGPPHNLCVVGDDDQAIYGWRGAKIENILSFTHSFPAATTVKLEQNYRSRAPILECANAVVRNNQNRNDKTLIPTRRGGEPVDVVVAADSDQEAQWVGRQIRKLVVEDRRSADEVAVLYRSASQGKAIEEQLQLHGIRYRVLGGQSVYDKKEIKDALAYLKTIVTPRDELALRRALETPPRGIGRQSIELLKRHAAARGVSLQDAVHHSHEVQGLNSRAQNALSQFSAMIRRAQQQARAEGSAATALRGVLDEIGFRDHVRREIGSDGATEARMSGVEWLAASVERYEQRRREAGAKPQWSSYFGTVSLDSSSNDPDAEAAPPTGEVTLSTLHSAKGLEWEFVFLVGVEEGTMPHRRVAAPRISDAIAGDLEEERRLFYVGITRARERLWLTRGAARLDRGRELPRAPSRFLDELPPEFIRPYEIAKQEELSSDAIGDMAAAFLAMSKPEEPAPTAKPRA from the coding sequence ATGGTCGATCTCTCCGGCCTGAATCCCGCGCAGCGCGAGGCGGTGATCTGCACCGAGGGCCCACTGGTCGTGCTCGCGGGCGCCGGCTCCGGCAAGACCCGCGTCATCACCCATCGCATCGCGTACCTGCTCGAGCTCGGGGTCCCGGCCGAGCGCATCGTCGCGGTGACCTTCACCAACAAGGCCGCCGGCGAGATGCGCGATCGCCTGGCGAAGATGGTCGGGTCGCGCACCGCGAAGGCGCTGGTGCTCGGCACCTTCCACAGCATCGGCGCCGCGATGATGCGCAGCGAGCCCGAGACCTTCGGGCTCGACGCCGGCAGCTTCTCGATCCTCGATCAGGGCGACGTGCTCGGCATCGTGCGCGGGCTGTTGCGCGAGCACGGCCACCATGGCGCCGACGACCGCCGCTTCGACGTCGCCGGCGTCACCCAGCGCATCGGCCTGTGGAAGAACGCGTTCTTCACGGCCGCCCAGCTCGAGCGCGAGATCGTCGACGAGTACGACGTGGTCGCGGCGGCCATCTACGACGCCTACGAGGACCGCCTGCGCAGCCTCGGATCGGTCGACTTCGACGACCTGGTGTGCCTGGTGGCGTCGTCACTGGCCCGCAACGACGAGGCCCGCGAGCGCTGGCGGGGCCGCTTCGACTACCTGCTGGTCGACGAGTACCAGGACACCAACACCGCGCAGTTCGAGATGCTCGCGCAGCTGTGCGGGCCGCCACACAACCTCTGCGTCGTCGGCGACGACGACCAGGCCATCTACGGCTGGCGCGGCGCGAAGATCGAGAACATCCTGTCGTTCACCCACAGCTTCCCGGCCGCCACCACCGTGAAGCTCGAGCAGAACTACCGCTCGCGCGCACCGATCCTCGAGTGCGCCAACGCGGTCGTGCGCAACAACCAGAATCGCAACGACAAGACCCTCATCCCCACCCGTCGCGGCGGCGAGCCGGTCGACGTGGTGGTCGCAGCCGACAGCGACCAGGAGGCGCAGTGGGTCGGTCGGCAGATCCGCAAGCTGGTGGTCGAGGACCGCCGCAGCGCCGACGAGGTGGCGGTGCTGTACCGCTCGGCGTCGCAGGGCAAGGCCATCGAGGAGCAGCTGCAGCTGCACGGCATCCGCTATCGCGTGCTCGGCGGGCAGTCGGTCTACGACAAGAAGGAGATCAAGGACGCACTCGCGTACCTCAAGACCATCGTCACGCCGCGCGACGAGCTGGCGCTGCGACGGGCACTCGAGACGCCGCCGCGCGGCATCGGCCGCCAGAGCATCGAGCTGCTCAAGCGCCACGCCGCCGCCCGCGGGGTCTCGCTGCAGGACGCGGTGCACCACAGCCACGAGGTGCAGGGCCTGAACTCCCGCGCCCAGAACGCGCTCTCGCAGTTCTCGGCGATGATTCGTCGCGCGCAGCAACAGGCCCGCGCCGAGGGCAGCGCGGCGACGGCCCTGCGCGGCGTGCTGGACGAGATCGGCTTTCGCGATCACGTGCGGCGCGAGATCGGCTCCGACGGCGCGACCGAGGCCCGCATGTCGGGCGTCGAGTGGCTCGCGGCCTCGGTCGAGCGCTACGAGCAGCGCCGGCGCGAGGCCGGCGCGAAGCCGCAGTGGTCGTCGTACTTCGGCACGGTCTCGCTCGACAGCTCGAGCAATGACCCCGATGCCGAAGCGGCGCCGCCGACCGGCGAAGTCACGCTGTCGACGCTGCACAGCGCCAAGGGCCTCGAGTGGGAGTTCGTGTTCCTCGTCGGCGTCGAGGAGGGCACCATGCCCCACCGCCGCGTCGCCGCGCCGCGCATCAGCGACGCCATCGCCGGCGACCTCGAGGAGGAGCGGCGGCTCTTCTACGTCGGCATCACCCGCGCGCGCGAGCGTCTGTGGCTCACCCGCGGCGCCGCCCGCCTCGATCGCGGCCGCGAGCTGCCGCGGGCGCCGAGCCGCTTCCTCGACGAGCTGCCGCCGGAGTTCATCCGGCCCTACGAGATCGCCAAGCAAGAGGAGCTGTCGTCGGATGCGATCGGCGACATGGCGGCCGCGTTCCTCGCGATGAGCAAGCCCGAGGAGCCCGCGCCCACCGCGAAGCCGCGGGCGTGA
- a CDS encoding D-glycerate dehydrogenase, whose translation MTRPVVIVTRSLPPAWLRALAHCELVIGPDDPPPPATVAGTPWAGRGAWCERTWSRLGEADAILSLLTEPIDAAVLAAAPRLAVVSNMAVGVDNIDVAACAARGIPVGHTPHVLTQACADLTLALLLAHARGLVGAAADARAGAWTTWSPTRWLGRDLEGATLGVVGYGAIGRAVARRAHAFGMRLLVHTRSPIHAAPDDPPLQSVALSELLAGSDVVTLHVPLSPTTRGLIGADALAAMQSHAVLINTSRGGVVDQDALVAALRGGHIAGAALDVTDPEPLPPGHPLYAMPQVLVLPHIGSATVGTRRRMAELACLNVCAGLQRHPLPHAVTSWDRSR comes from the coding sequence GTGACGCGCCCTGTCGTCATCGTGACCCGCAGCTTGCCGCCGGCGTGGCTCCGGGCGCTGGCCCACTGCGAGCTGGTGATCGGCCCCGACGATCCGCCGCCGCCCGCGACCGTCGCGGGCACGCCATGGGCCGGCCGCGGTGCATGGTGCGAGCGCACGTGGTCGCGGCTGGGCGAGGCCGACGCGATCCTCTCGTTGCTGACCGAGCCGATCGACGCCGCGGTGCTGGCCGCCGCGCCGCGGCTCGCGGTCGTCAGCAACATGGCCGTCGGCGTCGACAACATCGACGTCGCGGCCTGTGCGGCCCGCGGCATCCCGGTCGGGCACACGCCCCACGTGCTGACGCAAGCCTGTGCCGACCTCACGCTCGCGCTGCTGCTGGCCCACGCGCGCGGCCTGGTCGGCGCGGCCGCGGACGCGCGAGCCGGCGCCTGGACCACGTGGTCACCGACCCGCTGGCTCGGCCGCGACCTCGAGGGTGCGACGCTCGGCGTCGTCGGCTACGGCGCGATCGGACGCGCGGTCGCCCGCCGTGCCCACGCCTTCGGCATGCGCCTGCTGGTGCACACGCGCAGCCCGATCCACGCAGCGCCGGACGATCCGCCGCTGCAGTCGGTGGCGCTCTCGGAGCTGCTCGCGGGTAGCGACGTGGTCACGCTGCACGTGCCGCTGTCGCCCACGACCCGCGGCCTGATCGGCGCCGATGCGCTCGCGGCGATGCAGTCGCACGCGGTGCTCATCAACACCTCGCGCGGCGGCGTGGTCGACCAGGACGCGCTCGTGGCCGCACTGCGGGGGGGCCACATCGCCGGCGCGGCCCTCGACGTCACCGATCCGGAGCCGCTGCCCCCGGGCCATCCGCTCTACGCGATGCCCCAGGTCTTGGTGCTACCGCACATCGGCTCGGCCACCGTTGGCACCCGTCGACGCATGGCCGAGCTGGCGTGCCTCAACGTCTGCGCGGGCCTCCAGCGCCATCCACTGCCCCATGCCGTCACTTCGTGGGACCGCAGCCGGTGA